TTGTGAAATTACAACAACGGAATATCAACTATTGGAACCGTGAGTAGAAAGTGGTACCTAATTTGGTATCAAACCAGGCTTTGAGATGGCGGAAGATTATTGGAATCGGCACAAGACCAGAAGTGCAATATGAATTGGTTAGGGGAAGTGAGAGTTTAGAGATGCTGGActagataaaaaaatacaactcCAGTGTTCATCTTCTCTGCCACCAGTCCGGGACTTTCAACCGTCTGCTACGGTGAACGGCGAGTTTAACTGCAGGAAGCTTGTGCTTCACCTGTCTCCATAACATGTTGACagcatcttctttctttggaGGGTACTGAAATTCATAGTGACGGGAGATTTCCTTTAGTTGCTTCCACATTTCAATCCATCTCTCTTTAGGAAATTCCCTGAGTTTCTCAACCATGTAACCAGGTTGCAGTGCCTCTtcgaaggaaaaaaacaatgtgAATTGACTGTAGTCGATTTCATCCTCGTATGGCAGCTCTATTTGATCACTTACGATAACGGGAACACAGTGGCTTACAATAGCATCAAATAGCCGGCAAGATGATGGAGTGTCTCCGGCAGGATGCAGACAGAACTTTGACGATCGCATCCCTTGAGAAGACTGGAGTTACcagaagaagataaaagaatgAGATAAACTGGATTTTTTTCCATTAACCTTAAAAAGCTGTATctatatgaaaataaacttttgtcctttgaactttttgtaACAGAAATTTAAGAAGTTAAACTAATATATGCATATTAATTATCTCGTTTCTTGTACCcctaatattttttcttaccaTCCAAAACTACCCCAAGGAGAAATCAGCTTGTAAGTTTTCATGAGTAGATGCATTACTTTTAGATGACAGGAGGATTATGggatttttattcaaaacataaacaaaaatataaaacaaaacaaattaagaaataagtTTTGATGTTTGCTTTGTTCTGGTCAAGGTCTATGGTATAGCTTACTAAATTCAAAGCAGCAGAGTAAAATGCACAAAGTTTTCCCAATAAAATGGTCAAATAGAAACTATTTAGCAATAAGCTAACTGCATATAAATCGTACCGTCTTTATGCTTTTCTCTGTTGCAGCACTTCGTTCATAGTGAACATCGTCATAACCATCTAATATCTTTGCTAATTTGACACGAATAATGCCATCCTGAATCATGTTAATAACATTCAGTTATAAACAATTCCACGTCAACAAAGTTCTTCTACTTCCCTGAAAAAGAATCCAGATTTTAGAATTGAATCAGTCATGAAACTTTAGTCAACTTACATCTTTTCTGAATGTCTTTCCctgaaagaagagaagtgtTGGGCGAGACTCAAATGGGTCTGGAGGGTTGTCATCAATGAAAGAACTCACAACGTGCACATATGGTGCTACCACATCTTTGCCCAAATTTGACATGGTTTTTGGATACCGACCAAAATCCACGACAATTTGAATTGAGGCATTCACCTGGTTTCGGAGAAATCTGAAAGCATTAGGATGTGTCATAGGAATGACATGGTCTCTGCCTTTAGATCTCTGCCAGTACTTGGATTCGCTCAAGAATTTCATGAGATCAATCTGAGGAAACATTAGTCAAATGATCAAAGCCTATCAATTGAGTGAAGCACAGTTCACTTGATCTAAATCacacaacaaagaaaatttcatataacTTCTCTTCAATACTTTCAAAactgagaaaataaaatttcaaataaaagaactCTAATACTAAGACAAATTAGATGCTGACAATCAGAagaatacaaataaaagtcaagccatatttataaatttaagataagaGTAAGTACTCAAACGCATAATTCTTTGGCAGAATAACAATGGATGGAGCCTAATCTTCATTTACCAACAGATGGAGTGAACCAAAATATAGTAAGATATCATGATCAGATGAATAATTTTCCTAAATAGTGGATTTGTAGATCCATAAGTTCATTACAAGTCAACTACCACAATTCGGCTACTGCAATAGATTAATAACAAGAAGGAATGTGGCAAAGAGTCGCAATTGCAACCACAAGATTTACATTAAACTAACATGTCTTTCCCTGGATCTGCATTTCACTCAGTCTAAGATTGCTTAGCCggttcaaattcaattataagCATACGATATTACTTTCCCCTCTTTACATCCACTTTACTCACCATCAAACAGTCAACCAAAGCGCtaaatgaatgaattgaaaatCATCACAATCCAAGAACTGTTGATGGGAAAAAAAACCCCGGTCCAAGAATTGCAAAAGAATCATCTAAACGTAggaatatcaatttaaaaccTACTTGAGACTATAGGCTAAAAGCATTCGCTGAATTCGAGGATCATAATAGAATCCCGCACGGAAAATCCCTCCAAAACCCAAGGATATGGAGTCAGATAGAGAACATAGCCAAGGTCTAAACAAGAAGCCAATATGAAATTACAGAATTCAAGAAGAACTACAAACTTAAAACTGTATAATCAACTGCCAAGGTACCTGCAATTGGTGATCCACCTCCGTAGCCGGATCGGTCATATTACGTCCATGTGAATTAAAACtcaaggaagagaaaaacggCACAAAAAAGGCATCGGCATTCTCCGGATCCATAACTCTAACCGCATCTCTGCCATCGCCAGTAGCTTCGTGTAAAAGCGAACCCATCATCCAGTACTCCACGCTATGCTGTCGCTTCAATCCCGAGTTTCTAGGCCAGGGAGGCCAAGTGGAGGCGGTGACAGGAGTCTGGTCCAAGTTCCGGCGATTAAGTATGCCGACATTGAAACGACGAGGAAGGTCATACATGTAGACTCTGAGAGGAGGGTCAGTGGTACAAGGGAAGGGGGAAATTGGCTGAGACTGAAGAAGAGGGAAGAAGTAGGATCTGATGTCGACGGTTCCGACGAGGACTGAGCAAGAAATGAATAAGATGACAGAgaaaatgaggaagaagataGCTTTAGAATACATCGCCGGAGGAAAAGATCTTCGGCCGGAATTTCTGCGTGAACCGAATTCTTACAAATTCTATAGCCACGGGTGGTTCGTTCCTCGGTGGCCTTCCTTGCGTTGAGAAGACGAAATGaataatcttttttctaaacaaaatattattagacCCAAAAATTGGGATCAAAAtagaatttgtttattttgtttaaatcgaaagtttttcttatcattGTTAACTAAATTTGTTGCAACAATTGTAGTCTTCATGTTCGTTTTACAATTCATgttcgtttttgttttcaatcgctattttttattctcgtgataaaaataataaagaaataaaatggagaGAGCAAGAAGCTACGACGAAATCATAATTCAAGACGTATAATGttaagataaataatatacTTCACTTTTGTGTATGGATGCATTTTCTTATTATCGTGGAATCTGCTAGTTTTCTcttattttgataattgaaTTTAGATTAATGTTTAGAATATGATTGATTGATGACCATGTGTGGTTGACTAATTAGTGAGTTGGTAactctattttcaatttaactcTTTATGAGTTACACGTGGATTTTGTGTAGTGTAATATATATGATTGGTGGATAGTGCGACTCAATTACGTTAGTTGTTTTGATTGTTAGAACTACTCATCTAGTTTAGTATGTTCCATGGAGCTTATTGTTTATCTGTTTATCCATGCAAttataatgtttaaaaaacaactttataaTTACATTGGTATTTGACTAGTTGTTTTTACGTAATAATTGGTTATTGTTGTaatgttatttataaatttgttagaCATAGAACAGTGGTACAGTTCTACATA
This DNA window, taken from Cucumis sativus cultivar 9930 chromosome 6, Cucumber_9930_V3, whole genome shotgun sequence, encodes the following:
- the LOC101206939 gene encoding probable arabinosyltransferase ARAD1, coding for MYSKAIFFLIFSVILFISCSVLVGTVDIRSYFFPLLQSQPISPFPCTTDPPLRVYMYDLPRRFNVGILNRRNLDQTPVTASTWPPWPRNSGLKRQHSVEYWMMGSLLHEATGDGRDAVRVMDPENADAFFVPFFSSLSFNSHGRNMTDPATEVDHQLQIDLMKFLSESKYWQRSKGRDHVIPMTHPNAFRFLRNQVNASIQIVVDFGRYPKTMSNLGKDVVAPYVHVVSSFIDDNPPDPFESRPTLLFFQGKTFRKDDGIIRVKLAKILDGYDDVHYERSAATEKSIKTSSQGMRSSKFCLHPAGDTPSSCRLFDAIVSHCVPVIVSDQIELPYEDEIDYSQFTLFFSFEEALQPGYMVEKLREFPKERWIEMWKQLKEISRHYEFQYPPKKEDAVNMLWRQVKHKLPAVKLAVHRSRRLKVPDWWQRR